From the Nocardiopsis changdeensis genome, one window contains:
- a CDS encoding ATP/GTP-binding protein, which yields MSPRRNSSRRQSSRGGRAPGGPPDEDALMLRITGGQRRETGPDGEWVTRRIPGSAAVKAYRCPGCAQEIPAGMPHVVAWRPYGDGEDRRHWHSSCWERRSQRAPRAPRY from the coding sequence GTGAGCCCGCGTCGCAACTCCTCCCGCCGTCAGTCCTCGCGCGGCGGCCGCGCCCCCGGCGGCCCCCCGGACGAGGACGCCCTCATGCTGCGGATCACCGGCGGCCAGCGCCGGGAGACCGGCCCCGACGGCGAGTGGGTGACGCGCCGCATCCCCGGGTCCGCCGCGGTGAAGGCCTACCGCTGCCCCGGCTGCGCCCAGGAGATCCCCGCCGGCATGCCGCACGTCGTCGCCTGGCGCCCCTACGGCGACGGCGAGGACCGGCGGCACTGGCACTCCTCCTGCTGGGAGCGGCGCTCCCAGCGGGCCCCCCGCGCCCCCCGCTACTGA
- a CDS encoding 3-hydroxyacyl-CoA dehydrogenase: MVQEFKKVGVVGLGTMGAGIAEVFARAGFNVIGVEIDQAALDRGRGHLDRSLGRAVAKGKLTEEERSAIEQRLTFTTSREDLADADLVVEAVPERMDLKRDVFGDLDRICRSETILATNTSSLSVTEIAALTGRPEKVVGLHFFNPAPVMKLAEVITTVATSAETVDVVTEVAKRIGKTPITVGDRAGFVANALLVPYINDAVRLYERKVATREEIDESVKKAAGLPMGPLALADLVGIDVCLAVMDVLWDEYRDPRYAAAPLLRRMVAAGHYGRKAGRGFYAGRDEAPEPLPTGRYAEMIREEETLDLGELLIAPQIDDALRMIGDGYATAEDVDTAMRFGCGYPKGPTELLAERGAEAVVTTLVAMGEYGLTTIAVPASLLMDQLPDTPEEEGHGGCACHA, from the coding sequence ATGGTGCAGGAATTCAAGAAGGTCGGTGTCGTCGGACTCGGCACGATGGGCGCGGGCATCGCCGAGGTGTTCGCCCGGGCCGGTTTCAACGTCATCGGGGTCGAGATCGACCAGGCCGCCCTCGACCGCGGCCGCGGCCACCTGGACAGGTCCCTCGGGCGCGCCGTCGCCAAGGGCAAGCTCACCGAGGAGGAGCGCTCCGCGATCGAGCAGCGGCTGACGTTCACCACGTCCCGCGAGGACCTGGCGGACGCGGACCTGGTCGTGGAGGCCGTCCCCGAGCGGATGGACCTCAAGCGCGACGTCTTCGGCGACCTGGACCGGATCTGCAGGAGCGAGACGATCCTGGCGACCAACACCTCCTCGCTGTCGGTCACGGAGATCGCGGCCCTGACCGGGCGCCCGGAGAAGGTCGTCGGGCTGCACTTCTTCAACCCGGCCCCCGTCATGAAGCTGGCCGAGGTCATCACCACGGTCGCCACCTCCGCCGAGACCGTCGACGTCGTCACCGAGGTCGCCAAGCGCATCGGCAAGACCCCCATCACGGTCGGGGACCGCGCCGGGTTCGTCGCCAACGCGCTGCTGGTGCCCTACATCAACGACGCGGTCCGCCTCTACGAGCGCAAGGTCGCCACCCGCGAGGAGATCGACGAGTCGGTCAAGAAGGCCGCCGGGCTGCCCATGGGCCCGCTGGCCCTGGCCGACCTGGTCGGCATCGACGTCTGCCTGGCCGTCATGGACGTGCTGTGGGACGAGTACCGCGACCCCCGCTACGCCGCCGCCCCGCTGCTGCGCCGCATGGTCGCCGCCGGCCACTACGGCCGCAAGGCCGGCCGGGGCTTCTACGCGGGCCGCGACGAGGCCCCCGAGCCGCTGCCCACCGGCCGCTACGCCGAGATGATCCGCGAGGAGGAGACCCTCGACCTGGGCGAGCTGCTCATCGCCCCGCAGATCGACGACGCCCTGCGGATGATCGGCGACGGCTACGCCACCGCCGAGGACGTCGACACCGCGATGCGCTTCGGCTGCGGCTACCCCAAGGGCCCGACCGAGCTGCTCGCCGAGCGCGGCGCCGAGGCCGTGGTCACCACCCTGGTCGCCATGGGCGAGTACGGGCTGACCACCATCGCCGTGCCCGCGTCGCTGCTCATGGACCAGCTGCCCGACACCCCGGAGGAGGAGGGCCACGGCGGCTGCGCCTGCCACGCCTGA